DNA from Fibrobacter sp. UWB15:
CAGTTTGCCTGTGGCAGAGTAGTAGGTAAACGCGAGAATCCAAGACTGGATAAAGATATAGTAGAAGCTGATGAACAGCGGAGGCAAGAGCCCGAGCGAACCGAGGTACTTGGCCCAGGGTTTCTTGTTCAGAATGTAGTGGAATCCGCCGGGGGCGGTACCGTGGTGTTTGTTACCGGCAGCGCGGCCAAGCGTCCATTCCATCCAAGAAAGAGGAATGCCCAAAAGCAAGAAGGCAATGAGGTAGGGGATAATGAAGGCGCCGCCACCGTTTGTGGCTGCCTGCACCGGGAAACGCAAAAAGTTGCCAAGTCCGACGGCGGAACCCGCGACCGCGAGAATCACACCAAGTTTCGAACCCCAGTTGTCTCTAGAGCTTTTCATTTTTCACATCCTTATTTTTTTTCGGAACAAATCTAGCATTTATCCGTATGAATAAGAATTTACGTTGGCGAATTCGAATCCGTGTGGCGCGGAAAAAAAGAGCTTGTATTGTGTTTGTAATAGAGTTTATTTACTCTTGTATACAGATTTCTTGAAAAATTCGGTGCTTTTTGTCTCGCTGAAGTCTATCTTTATATTCATAAACCGAGAGGGTGGGGTTACCCTCGCAGAAAAAATAAAGGATGAATTATGATCGACGTTAAGGGCAAATGGACCTTGATTACTGGCGGCTGCCGCGGAGTGGGCCGTCTCACCGCTATCGAAATGGCGAAGCTCGGCGCAAATATCATTCTGCAGGGCCGCGACAAGTCCCATGCTGAACCGGTAATGAACGAAATCAAGAAGTACGGTGTCGAAGTCCGCGCAGTGGGTTGCAACCTCGAACATGCTTGCGAAATCGATGCCGCTCTCGCCGAGATCGATTCCTGGGGCGTGCAGGTCGACATCGTGTTCAACAACGCCGGCCTCATGAGCCACTATTTTACCGATTATCTCACCAATACCATGGAAGACTTCCACCAGGCCATGGCGGTGAATTTCTTGGCTCCAATCAAGATTGCCTACCACTTTTTGCCGGGCATGATCAAGCGTGGCTTTGGCCGTATGCAGCTTACCACTAGTGGCATCGCCAACGAACCCGAACTCATGGGTTACGCCTGCGCCAAGGCTGCTCTGACAAAATTTGTCAAGGACTTTGCCTGCAAGCTGAATGGTACCGATGTTATGATGAACGTGATGGATCCGGGTTGGTTGCGCACCGATCTCGGTGGCCCCAACGCTCCTAACGCCCCCGAAAGCGTGATTCCGGGTTCCATGGTGTCTGTCATGCTCGACGACAAGAAGAGTGGCCGCTGGTTCAGTGCTCAGGAATTTACTGGCATGTCCCTTGCCGACGCTGTTGAAAAGGGCAAGTCTGTGGAGTAATTGTAAAATCGAGGTGTTTGAAATTTTACAATGGAGAAAGTCCTGCCTTCGGGTGGGACTTTCTTTTTGTAAAAAGATGTTTAGGAACGCTGTGCTTATAGGGCTCAAAAAAACTATAAAAAAATATTACAAGGAAATTATTCTTCTCATTACTATTTTTTATGTGGGATTAATAAGGGATTGGTTTTTAACATAAACCAAAAGGTCTAGAATGAAAAAGATTCTTGCGATTATGTCTATGGCTGCGGTGTCCGCCATGGCAATCACGGCAAGCAGGGTCGGCCCTGTTAGCACTTACGGCGAACTTAAGGCCAATGGTGGCAAACTTTCGGGTTCTTGTCCCGAATATGCCAACAAGGCTGTCCAGGTCAAGGGCATGAGCCTTTTCTGGAGCTCGGGCAATACCTATTCTACCGACTTTTACTCTGAAAAGGGCATTAACCGCCTGGTCGACGACATGGGCGTCGAAGTGGTTCGTTTTGCTCTCGGTGCAGCAGACGAAAAGTTCAATAGCTCGGGCCGTTCTTACACGACGGGTGGCGAAGGCTTCCAGAAGGCTTTGCTCAAGTCCGTGGTGAACGCTGCAGTTGATAAGGACATTTACGTCATCATTGACTGGCACATCGAAAGTTCCGAAGGCTTCACTGATGCCGCTGTCGAATTCTTTGAATACGCAGCCAAGGAATACGGTAAGTACAACAACGTGATTTTCGAAATCTGGAACGAACCGACCGGTAGCATGGATGCCGTGAAGCAGCATGCCGATCGCGTGATTCCGGTCATTCGTAAGTATTCCGACAACCTTATCCTCGTGGGTAGCCCGGGATGGTCTAGCCAGCCGGATGCTTGCGCTAATGCAGGTATTTCCGACAAGAACTATGGTTGCACGCTTCACTTTTATGCTGCAACCCACTACATGGGCGATGGCGGCTACAACAAGGCTGCTGAATCTGCTATGGGTAAGGGTGTTCCGGTGTTCGCTACCGAATGGGGTACCGTCAATGCCAACGGTGATGGCCAACCGGATGAAGGCTCCAGTAACAAGTGGGTTGAATGGATGGCTCAGAAGGGCGTGTCCTGGACGAACTGGAACGCTTCTGCCATGAACGAAACCTCTGCAGCATTCTCTACTGCAGTATTTGAAAACGGCTTTTCCTACACCAATTCCGGTAAGTATGTGAAGGGCAAGCTCGGTGGCGCTTCCTATAAGGATTGCGGCCTCCAGAATGGTGATGCCGAAGAAGAATCCGGCTTCTCTACGGGTGTCGCAAACGGTGCTTCGACTTCCATTCTCGATGACATGGAAGATGGTGACCGTTATGGCTACCTTGGCGGTGCATGGGCTGCTATCGAAGACCAGGAAAATGGCGGTAAGAGCTCCATTTCTAACGACAAGATTGAAGATGACTTTGGCAATACGACCTACCAGGTTGTGTACCCGGTCAGTGGCGACAGCAAGAACACCTCTAAGTATGTCGCGGCCCTTAAGGACGTGAAGATTGGTAAGGGTACTCTTGATTACGGTCCGTATATCAAGATGTTCCTCACTCTCCTGAAGGAGGAAAAGAAGGATTCTCCGAAGGCTTATGCAGATTTCTCCAAGTGCTCTACCATTAAGTACAAGTACAAGGGGGCCAGCCATAACTTCGCAATCGAAACGACTGACGTTACTGACTATAACTATCATCGCGTGAACAAGGACGCCTCTGAAGGCTGGAAGGAAGTCGAAATCACGACCGATATGCTGAAACAGGAAACTTGGGGTGACGATTCACGCTCCAAGCCGATCAACATGGCTCATGCAACTCGTCTTTCTTGGGAAATCAAGGGCCTTGAAAAGGTTCCGGACGATATCAACCAGCCCAAGTATCCGTACCTCTACATCGATGACGTGAAGTGCGATGGCCTCAGCTTTACTGCTATTAGCGGTGGTGCCGGCGACTCTCCGAAGTCTTCTTCTTCTGTGGGTGGCAAGTCCAGTTCCAGCAATGGTCAGGACAAGTCTAGCTCCAGCAAGGGAGGCAAGTCCAGCTCTAGCGTTGCTCCGACGCTCTCCTCTTCTTCTGTCGCTCCGGTGATTACTGACCTCATGGTCATCGATGACTTCGAAGATTGTGATGAAGTTGCCGCTACGACTGGTACCTGGTATGCCTATACCGACAAGGAACCGGGTGGACTTTCCAAGATTGCCAACGTCTATGACAACACCCTCGGTGGCTATGTTGTGGTATTCCCGGGCACCGCTGATGTCACTAATGCATCGAAGGGTTTTTCCGCTTTGACCGAAATCCAATGGAACCAGGGAACCTATAAGGAAGCTCCGTTTGTCGCTCTCGGCCTCAATACGAATGCTGATACCTCTAAGGGTGTCGACCTCAGCGCTTGCTCCGCTTTGAGCTACCGCTACAGAGGTAGTGCTCATACCTTCAAGATCCAAGACGGTCAAGTGGCTGATTACGCATATCACCAAATCAATTTCGAAGATGCTCTTGAATGGACGACTGTTGTGGCCAGCTGGGATGATATCTCTCAGCCGAGCTGGGGTGAACCGGTTGACTTGAACAAGAAGAACATCAAGAAGTTCGCTTGGGAAGTGATTGGTTACAAGAATATTGAATACCAGCCGACACTCAACTTCCTCTATGTGGATGATTTCAAGTGCGTGAACGCTTCTTCGGGTATTCGCATGGCCAAGGCTGCAAGCCCGCTCAAGCTCAGCGTGAACGGTTCTATGCTCAACGTGACGACCACCGCTGCAGCCCGCATCCAGGTGTTCGACATGCAGGGTAACATGGTCATGAACCACCTCGAAAGTGCCGCCGGCAACCATCAGGTTTCTCTCGAAAGCCTGAATCGCGGTAACTACGTGGTCCGCGTCAAGACCGTGAAGGCCGCTCAGACCGCCCGCATTAGCATCCGCTAATCCTCAATTGTCATCCTCGCGAAGGCGGGGATCACCTTTAAAAAAACTCCGGTTTAACCGGAGTTTTTTGTGTTCTGCGGTCATCCTGAATTTATTTCAGGGTCAGCAAGTCATGCTGAACAACGTCACCCTGAACTTGTTTCAGGGTTGGTTCAGCATCGGCATTTATCATCTGAAAATTACTGTAGGTCGCGTTGCAGTATCTCGCACTTTTCCCGCTTCCATTCCTCGAAGGTGTCGTCGGCGATGTGCTGCTTGGCCTCTCGCATCAGGTGCAAGTAAAAATGCAGGTTGTGGATGCTTGCAAGCGTAAATCCGAGCGATTCGCCGGCATGGTGCAGGTGGCGCAGGTAGGCACGGCTAAAGTTGCGGCAGCAGTAGCAGTCGCAATTCGGGTCCACGGGCTTGTCGAATTCTTCGGCATGGCGGGCGGCCTTGTAGCGCAACACCCCTTCGCTGGTGAATAGCATGCCGTTACGGGCGTTGCGCGTGGGCATGACGCAATCGCACATGTCCACGCCGCGCTCGATGAGTTCAAGCAAGTTCCACGGCGTGCCCACACCCATCACGTAGCGGGCGTGGTCCTTGGGTAAAATGTCGGTGCAAAAATCGGCGATTTCGTACATGGTCTCGGTCGGTTCGCCAACCGAAAGTCCGCCCATGGCATAACCGTCGGGGCCGAGTTCGGCAATACGCTCGATAGCCTGCTTGCGCAGGTCCTTGTGCATACCGCCCTGAATGATTCCGAAGAATTGCTGGTCGTAACCATGAATGGGCGGGTGCTCTTTGAGCCATTGCATGGCCTCGGCGGTCCACTTGAGCGTGAACTTGAGGCTATGCTCGGCTTCCTTGGCGGTACTCGGGAACGGGGTGCATTCGTCGAGCGCCATAATGATATCCGCGCCGATTTCGCGCTGGGCGTTCATGACGCTTGCCGGGCTGAAAAAGTGCTTTGAACCGTCCAGAATGCTTCTGAATTCCACGCCTTCAGGCGTAATTTTACGCAAATCCTTCAAACTCCACACCTGGAATCCGCCGCTATCCGTCAAAACCGGGCCGTCCCACGCCATAAACTTATGGATTCCGCCCGCTTTTGCGATTCGCGGGGTAGTGGGGCGCAGGTAAAGGTGGTAGGTGTTTGCCAAAATGATTTCGGCCTTGATGTCCTTAAGCTGCGCGGGAGTGACCGCTTTTACGGTCGCTTCGGTGCCCACAGGCATAAAAATCGGCGTTGTCACGTCGCCATGGTCGGTATGGACCACGCCAAGACGCGCTTTCGATTTTTGGGAGATCTTTAGAAGTTCAAAACGGTTCATTATGCATAAATTTAGAAATAATTCTAAGTTCTACCAACTAAGTTCTGCCTGCTGCGGCTACGTCGCCCCGTTGTCAATTTATCCATAGGATTCCCCTTATAAATGTGTTTTTTGGAGCCAAAAAGGGGTAACTTTAATTTTGGATGGGCCTACAAGTTGTAGCCCTTGCATGGAGTGATATATGGATTACAAAAAGGTGTGGAAAAGATTCGCCTGTCTTGTGGCTGGTCTTGCAGTGTTTGGCTTGGCCGACAACCCCATTTCATCTTACCATTATCTGGCGGACCCCTCTTGCGCCTCTGATGGTGATACCTTCTACATTTTGACCGACGTCGATGACTACAACAACCAGACAAACTGGAACTACGACATTGTCGGTCTTTATGCCTTCACCTCTGAAGACATGAAAAACTGGACCGACCACGGCATGATTTTCCGTTCCAAGCGTGAATTCGGGAGCTACCCGAACAATACCTGGGCTTCGGGCATCGCAGTGAAGAACGGCAAGGTCTATATCGTTTACCCTGATGGCGCGAGCGGCGTGGGCATGATTACCGCCCCGGCAATCGATGGCCCCTATACAGACCCGATTCAGGCATCTCATGGCGTGAACAGAATCGCCGGCGGTGGCAACAGCGTTATTGGCGGCTGTGACGGTATCGCGCACTGCTTTGACCCGGGCATTTTCTTCGATGACGACGGCACGGGCTACGTAATCTTTGGCGGTGGTGAAAGCGGCCAGCGCCCCTACGGCAACAACTTCGATATCATCAAGTTTACCGAAAGCAACGGCAAGATTACCATGGACAAGAACTCCCTTACTCGTGTCCAGCTGCCGAATTCCTTTGAAGCGCCGTACCTGCATAAGAAGGGTAGCACCTATTACCTGAGTTTCAATAACCGTAGCCAGATTATCGATTACGGTACGTCCAACAAGATCATGGGCCCTTACAACTATGTGGGGCAGGTCATTCCGGGCATCGGTTCTGTGCCGGACGCTCATGGCGAAGGCGGCAACAACCACCATGGCTTTGCTCCGTTCAAGGACAAGTGGTATGCGGTTTACCACGATCGCCGCCTAGTGACTTCCGACAACCATCCGGCAGCAACGACGCAGCAGGGGGTGCGTTCCGAAAACCCGAACTACGAAAACCACAGAAGCGTGTCCATCGATGAACTCACCTGGAGTGGCGACAAGATGAACAAGCTCACCTTCACCCGTGAAGGACCGAAGCAGATCAAGAACTTTGACCCGTACAAGACCTACAAGGCAACGACGAGTTCCAAGCAGCTGAACATCCGTAGCCGTACCGACTGGACCAAGGGACAGCCGGTGAAGCACGTGCTTTTGCCGCTCACGAGCCGTAGCGAATCCTGGATCCGCGTTACTGGCGTGGACTTTGGTAAAGGTGCCGAAAATCTCCGCATCAAGGCCG
Protein-coding regions in this window:
- the tgt gene encoding tRNA guanosine(34) transglycosylase Tgt: MNRFELLKISQKSKARLGVVHTDHGDVTTPIFMPVGTEATVKAVTPAQLKDIKAEIILANTYHLYLRPTTPRIAKAGGIHKFMAWDGPVLTDSGGFQVWSLKDLRKITPEGVEFRSILDGSKHFFSPASVMNAQREIGADIIMALDECTPFPSTAKEAEHSLKFTLKWTAEAMQWLKEHPPIHGYDQQFFGIIQGGMHKDLRKQAIERIAELGPDGYAMGGLSVGEPTETMYEIADFCTDILPKDHARYVMGVGTPWNLLELIERGVDMCDCVMPTRNARNGMLFTSEGVLRYKAARHAEEFDKPVDPNCDCYCCRNFSRAYLRHLHHAGESLGFTLASIHNLHFYLHLMREAKQHIADDTFEEWKREKCEILQRDLQ
- a CDS encoding SDR family oxidoreductase is translated as MIDVKGKWTLITGGCRGVGRLTAIEMAKLGANIILQGRDKSHAEPVMNEIKKYGVEVRAVGCNLEHACEIDAALAEIDSWGVQVDIVFNNAGLMSHYFTDYLTNTMEDFHQAMAVNFLAPIKIAYHFLPGMIKRGFGRMQLTTSGIANEPELMGYACAKAALTKFVKDFACKLNGTDVMMNVMDPGWLRTDLGGPNAPNAPESVIPGSMVSVMLDDKKSGRWFSAQEFTGMSLADAVEKGKSVE
- a CDS encoding CIA30 family protein, with amino-acid sequence MKKILAIMSMAAVSAMAITASRVGPVSTYGELKANGGKLSGSCPEYANKAVQVKGMSLFWSSGNTYSTDFYSEKGINRLVDDMGVEVVRFALGAADEKFNSSGRSYTTGGEGFQKALLKSVVNAAVDKDIYVIIDWHIESSEGFTDAAVEFFEYAAKEYGKYNNVIFEIWNEPTGSMDAVKQHADRVIPVIRKYSDNLILVGSPGWSSQPDACANAGISDKNYGCTLHFYAATHYMGDGGYNKAAESAMGKGVPVFATEWGTVNANGDGQPDEGSSNKWVEWMAQKGVSWTNWNASAMNETSAAFSTAVFENGFSYTNSGKYVKGKLGGASYKDCGLQNGDAEEESGFSTGVANGASTSILDDMEDGDRYGYLGGAWAAIEDQENGGKSSISNDKIEDDFGNTTYQVVYPVSGDSKNTSKYVAALKDVKIGKGTLDYGPYIKMFLTLLKEEKKDSPKAYADFSKCSTIKYKYKGASHNFAIETTDVTDYNYHRVNKDASEGWKEVEITTDMLKQETWGDDSRSKPINMAHATRLSWEIKGLEKVPDDINQPKYPYLYIDDVKCDGLSFTAISGGAGDSPKSSSSVGGKSSSSNGQDKSSSSKGGKSSSSVAPTLSSSSVAPVITDLMVIDDFEDCDEVAATTGTWYAYTDKEPGGLSKIANVYDNTLGGYVVVFPGTADVTNASKGFSALTEIQWNQGTYKEAPFVALGLNTNADTSKGVDLSACSALSYRYRGSAHTFKIQDGQVADYAYHQINFEDALEWTTVVASWDDISQPSWGEPVDLNKKNIKKFAWEVIGYKNIEYQPTLNFLYVDDFKCVNASSGIRMAKAASPLKLSVNGSMLNVTTTAAARIQVFDMQGNMVMNHLESAAGNHQVSLESLNRGNYVVRVKTVKAAQTARISIR
- a CDS encoding carbohydrate-binding protein produces the protein MDYKKVWKRFACLVAGLAVFGLADNPISSYHYLADPSCASDGDTFYILTDVDDYNNQTNWNYDIVGLYAFTSEDMKNWTDHGMIFRSKREFGSYPNNTWASGIAVKNGKVYIVYPDGASGVGMITAPAIDGPYTDPIQASHGVNRIAGGGNSVIGGCDGIAHCFDPGIFFDDDGTGYVIFGGGESGQRPYGNNFDIIKFTESNGKITMDKNSLTRVQLPNSFEAPYLHKKGSTYYLSFNNRSQIIDYGTSNKIMGPYNYVGQVIPGIGSVPDAHGEGGNNHHGFAPFKDKWYAVYHDRRLVTSDNHPAATTQQGVRSENPNYENHRSVSIDELTWSGDKMNKLTFTREGPKQIKNFDPYKTYKATTSSKQLNIRSRTDWTKGQPVKHVLLPLTSRSESWIRVTGVDFGKGAENLRIKAANVGDGNKIEIHTGSASGTLAGTCELAKTANNTTFVDNDCEMKGLTGVIDQVFFVFKNNGKDSTMGILEWEFQGTKREPEPQTPFGGKAWDIPGKIEAENFDEPGYGAGNDSYAENDSDNHGDSDLRKDTGVDLYEKETGVVVGYNQAGEWLEYSVNVKKAGDYTMYASVATDNSTAGFKLSVDGDAVAEVAVSGSSWDDFTKVKANLTLPAGEHILRFEVTGDWFDVDYFNFVAGKDAPETTTAIAPVKLQNNASVSYRVFDLKGTVLGTVDMARKGDASAALKSAGFKKGVYMLKQGNKTFVVNFTK